A stretch of DNA from Fusobacterium sp. DD2:
ATAAAATTCTCTTAGCTAGAAATAGTTTCTATTTATCTTGCTCACAGAAAGAAAATCCGAAACTCACTTCGTTCAGACAGTCGAATTTTCCGTATTCTGTTTCGCTGCATAAATTACGAAACTATTTCTAATGCCAAGAATTTTATTTTTTCACAACAACCTCTTATTTTTTTATTTAAAGCCTATTAAAGCTAAAGTCTTTCAATTATTTTAATACTGGCCAGTACTCTTTGTTAGCTTCTATTAAATCATCTAGAATTTGTTTTGCAACTGATGCACTTGGTACAGTTCTAGACATTGTAATAGCTTGCCATAGTTTTTGATATGATCCTTCAATCCAAGCTTCTACTGTTAATTTTTCAACTGTAACTTGTTGTTCCATTAATCCTTTTTGGAATTGAGGGATTTTTCCAACTACTAATGGTTCTGGACCATTGCTTCCAACGATACAAGGGATTTCTACCATTGCTGTTGGGTCAAAGTTTACTATTGCTCCATTGTTTTCAACAATAAGTAGCATTTTTTCTTTAGTGTTAAATGCAATTGCTCTTGCAAGGTCAACTATGTAAGAAGCATGTTCATCAATGTGAAGTGCAGTTCCTTTTGCTGTGTTGTTTTTAACTATTTTTTCACATTCTCCAAATACGAATTTTTCTCTTCCATCCATTACTTCATTAGCTCTTGTGTAATTTTTGTCTGAGTGTTTAACTACATAGTCTGGGAATAGATAGTATTTTAAGTATGTATTTGGTAATGTAGTAGGATCTACTGCTAATACATCTTTAGCTTTTGCAAATGTATCGTTCCAGCTTGCTTCTGTATGTTGGTTATCTCCTTTTGGAACTACATATCCATGTTGTAATACATGTTCTCTTAATCTTGGCATTAAGTCGTTTCCTTGTTTATCTCTTACTAATTTCCACCATCCGAAGTGGTTTAATCCGTAGTATTGGATATCCATCTCTTTTCTTGATTTTAATCCTAAGATTTCAGCCATTCTTACTTCAATTCCTATTGGCATATCACATATGTTAAGAACTTTAGAGTTTGGTCTTAATCTTCTAGTTGCTTCAGCTACAATTGCAGCAGGGTTTGAATAGTTTAACATCCAAGCATTTGGTGAGTATTTTT
This window harbors:
- a CDS encoding 6-phospho-alpha-glucosidase — encoded protein: MKQFSILIAGGGSTFTPGIILMLLDNLDKFPIRQIKMFDNDPERQAKIGDACAILLKEKAPEIKFSYHTDPEEAFTDVDFVMAHIRVGKYPMREKDEKIPLKYGVVGQETCGPGGMAYGMRSIGGVIGLIDYMEKYSPNAWMLNYSNPAAIVAEATRRLRPNSKVLNICDMPIGIEVRMAEILGLKSRKEMDIQYYGLNHFGWWKLVRDKQGNDLMPRLREHVLQHGYVVPKGDNQHTEASWNDTFAKAKDVLAVDPTTLPNTYLKYYLFPDYVVKHSDKNYTRANEVMDGREKFVFGECEKIVKNNTAKGTALHIDEHASYIVDLARAIAFNTKEKMLLIVENNGAIVNFDPTAMVEIPCIVGSNGPEPLVVGKIPQFQKGLMEQQVTVEKLTVEAWIEGSYQKLWQAITMSRTVPSASVAKQILDDLIEANKEYWPVLK